From Panicum hallii strain FIL2 chromosome 2, PHallii_v3.1, whole genome shotgun sequence, a single genomic window includes:
- the LOC112880346 gene encoding pre-mRNA-splicing factor ATP-dependent RNA helicase DEAH7 isoform X2: MEGNGNGEVDMDATMATLGPEDDTAQGLILPSKVMYRPQAGKSILGLDDLARRKRGSEGGNVFKPPLPKVAVAASSVDEDEKPGPVENDATSLSAAGRSNSSRRYRGSASDDKSSSNVADEDERVPTPSRRDEAHRQETHISRSSQGSHAYDTPRSYDHYDDRGSRDKRGDRERSASIGYSSSGRRRYHDDRESHTRRDERERSTSIDYVNKRSRHEHGSRSSRTPARSDWDDGRWEWEDTPRRDYRDDRPGSRRQHPTRSPMLAAASPDARLLSPWLGGNTPRSAASPWDNVSPSPAPIRASGSSKGSSYSGSGRRSHQLTFSSPNGSNVIDADRSPSNPDRNHEITEEMMQEMDYNADRAWYDCEEHTTMFDGDNAMYLGDESSYKKKEAPMPKKLTRRDGSLMTLAQSKKLSQMTADNAQWEDRQLLRSGAVKGTEVQTEFDDEEERKVILLVHDTKPPFLDGRVVFTKQAEPVMPLKDPTSDMAIIARKGSTLVREIREKQSMNKSRQRFWELAGSKLGNILGVEKTAEQVDADTAVVGDQGEINFKEEAKFSQHLKEKAEAVSDFAKSKSLAQQRQYLPIFTVRDDLLQVVRENQVVVVVGETGSGKTTQLTQYLHEDGYTSTGVVGCTQPRRVAAMSVAKRVSEEMETELGDKVGYAIRFEDVTGPNTIIKYMTDGVLLRETLKDADLDKYRVIVMDEAHERSLNTDVLFGILKKVVARRRDFKLIVTSATLNADKFSKFFGGVPVFHIPGRTFPVNIMFSKTPCEDYVEAAVKQAMTIHITSGPGDILIFMTGQEEIEATCYALAERMEQLISSSTKTVPKLEILPIYSQLPADLQAKIFQKAEEGARKCIVATNIAETSLTVDGIFYVIDTGYGKMKVYNPRMGMDALQVFPVSRAAADQRAGRAGRTGPGTCYRLFTESAYQNEMLPNPVPEIQRTNLGNVVLLLKSLRVENLLDFDFMDPPPQENILNSMYQLWVLGALNNVGGLTEIGWKMVEFPLDPTLAKMLLMGEQLGCLDEVLTIVSMLSVPSVFFRPKDRAEESDAAREKFFVPESDHLTLLNVYLQWKSNQYRGDWCNDHFLHVKGLRKAREVRSQLLDILKTLKIPLTSCHMEWDVVRKAICSAYFHNSARLKGVGEYVNCRNGMPCHLHPSSALYGLGYTPDYVVYHELVLTTKEYMQCVTAVDPQWLAEMGPMFFSVKETDTSLLDHKKRQKEEKTAMEEEMEKLRQEQAEAARIEKEKEREKRAKQQQQVAMPGLKKGATYLRPRKMGL; encoded by the exons ATGGAG GGGAACGGGAACGGGGAGGTCGATATGGACGCGACGATGGCCACCCTTGGCCCGGAGGACGACACGGCACAAGGGCTCATTTTGCCGAGTAAGGTCATGTACCGGCCGCAGGCTGGGAAGTCCATCCTAG GTCTTGACGACCTCGCTCGCAGGAAGCGGGGATCCGAAGGCGGCAATGTGTTTAAGCCTCCCCTTCCCAAGGTAGCTGTTGCTGCCAGTTCCGTTGATGAAGATGAGAAGCCAGGACCTGTCGAGAATGATGCGACGAGCCTGTCTGCAGCGGGTCGCAGTAATTCATCGCGTCGCTATCGAGGAAGTGCTTCTGATGATAAATCATCTTCAAATG TTGCTGATGAGGATGAACGGGTCCCAACACCCAGCCGTCGGGATGAGGCTCACCGGCAAGAG ACCCACATCTCTAGAAGCTCTCAAGGTTCCCATGCTTATGACACGCCTCGTAGTTATGACCACTACGATGATAGAGGATCCCGTGATAAACGAGGTGACCGTGAGAGATCTGCATCCATTGGCTATAGCAGTAGTGGAAGGCGAAGATACCATGATGATAGAGAATCTCATACTAGGCGTGATGAGCGTGAGAGATCTACATCCATTGACTATGTTAACAAGAGAAGTCGACATGAGCAtggctcaagaagctcaagaACACCTG CAAGATCTGATTGGGATGATGGACGCTGGGAATGGGAAGATACACCTCGTCGAGATTACCGTGATGATCGGCCTGGCTCCCGAAGGCAGCATCCAACACGATCTCCTATGCTTGCTGCTGCATCCCCAGATGCTCGTTTGTTGTCTCCTTGGTTGGGTGGGAACACGCCACGTTCAGCAG CATCCCCGTGGGATAATGTATCCCCTTCACCTGCCCCCATACGCGCTTCTGGTTCCTCAAAAGGGTCTTCTTATTCAGGTTCCGGTAGAAGATCACACCAGCTTACCTTTTCATCACCAAATGGTTCTAAT GTCATCGATGCCGATAGAAGCCCCTCAAATCCTGATAGGAACCATGAGATAACCGAGGAAATGATGCAAGAGATGGATTATAATGCTGACCGTGCATG GTATGACTGTGAAGAACACACAACCATGTTTGACGGTGATAATGCTATGTATCTTGGAGATGAAAGTTCATACAAAAAGAAGGAAGCACCGATGCCGAAGAAGCTG ACTCGTAGAGATGGTAGTCTGATGACCCTTGCTCAGAGCAAAAAGTTGTCACAGATGACTGCTGATAATGCTCAGTGGGAGGATAGACAATTGTTGAGATCTGGAGCTGTTAAAGGAACAGAAGTCCAGACTGAATTTGATGATGAGGAGGAGCGGAAAGTAATACTTCTTGTCCATG ACACAAAGCCTCCGTTTCTGGATGGACGAGTTGTATTCACAAAACAAGCAGAACCTGTAATGCCACTGAAGGATCCTACATCTGATATGGCTATTATTGCACGCAAAGGTTCTACTCTGGTTAGGGAAATTCGTGAAAAGCAGAGCATGAATAAATCAAGGCAACGATTTTGGGAGCTTGCTGGATCTAAGCTTGGGAACATCTTGGGTGTTGAGAAAACGGCTGAGCAG GTTGATGCAGATACTGCTGTTGTTGGCGACCAAGGAGAGATTAATTTTAAAGAAGAAGCAAAGTTTTCTCAACATTTAAAGGAAAAAGCAGAAGCTGTCAGTGATTTTGCCAAATCAAAATCTCTAGCTCAACAAAGACAATATCTTCCCATATTTACTGTCCGGGATGATCTGCTACAG GTTGTGCGTGAAAATCAAGTAGTTGTGGTTGTTGGTGAAACTGGTTCTGGGAAGACTACTCAACTAACTCAGTATCTGCATGAGGATGGATATACTAGCACAGGAGTTGTTGGTTGTACCCAACCAAGGCGTGTGGCTGCCATGAGTGTTGCTAAGCGAGTCAGTGAGGAAATGGAGACCGAGTTGGGAGATAAAGTCGGATATGCCATACGATTTGAGGACGTCACTGGTCCAAACACTATAATAAAG TATATGACAGATGGAGTGCTGCTCCGTGAAACCTTGAAAGATGCTGACCTTGACAAGTATCG TGTTATCGTCATGGATGAAGCACATGAGAGGTCACTCAACACTGATGTTTTATTTGGTATATTGAAGAAGGTTGTTGCACGCAGACGGGATTTTAAACTAATCGTCACATCTGCAACCCTAAATGCAGACAAGTTCTCCAAGTTCTTTGGAGG TGTGCCTGTATTCCATATCCCAGGCCGGACGTTCCCAGTTAACATTATGTTCAGCAAAACGCCATGTGAGGACTATGTGGAAGCGGCAGTGAAGCAAGCAATGACTATCCACATAACCAGTGGCCCCGGTGATATTCTCATCTTCATGACTGGGCAGGAGGAAATCGAGGCTACCTGCTATGCTCTTGCTGAACGCATGGAGCAGCTGATATCATCATCCACCAAGACTGTGCCCAAACTGGAGATTCTGCCCATCTACTCACAGTTGCCAGCTGATTTGCAGGCCAAGATCTTTCAGAAGGCTGAAGAGGGCGCTCGCAAATGTATTGTTGCTACCAATATCGCTGAGACCTCATTGACAGTGGATGGTATCTTCTACGTCATCGATACTGGATATGGGAAGATGAAGGTGTACAACCCAAGGATGGGTATGGACGCGCTCCAGGTTTTCCCTGTCAGTCGGGCAGCTGCCGACCAGCGTGCAGGTCGAGCAGGAAGAACTGGCCCTGGCACCTGCTACCGGCTGTTCACAGAATCAGCCTACCAGAATGAGATGCTTCCTAACCCTGTGCCTGAGATCCAAAGGACCAACCTGGGGAATGTGGTGCTTTTACTGAAATCCCTGAGAGTTGAAAATTTGCTCGATTTTGATTTCATGGACCCTCCTCCCCAGGAGAATATCCTCAACTCCATGTATCAACTCTGGGTGTTAGGAGCCTTGAACAATGTTGGCGGCCTTACAGAAATTGGCTGGAAGATGGTGGAGTTCCCGTTGGATCCGACTCTAGCAAAGATGCTTCTCATGGGGGAGCAGCTAGGGTGCCTTGATGAGGTGCTGACCATTGTTTCCATGCTATCGGTACCCTCGGTCTTTTTCCGGCCCAAAGATCGAGCAGAGGAGAGTGATGCTGCACGGGAGAAGTTCTTCGTCCCAGAATCCGACCACCTAACGCTCCTGAATGTGTATCTTCAGTGGAAGTCTAACCAATATCGAGGAGACTGGTGCAATGATCACTTCCTCCATGTCAAGGGTCTCCGTAAGGCTCGGGAAGTGAGATCTCAGCTGCTGGACATACTGAAAACCCTGAAGATCCCCCTAACATCATGCCATATGGAATGGGATGTGGTGAGGAAAGCTATCTGCTCTGCGTACTTCCACAACTCTGCCCGATTGAAGGGTGTTGGGGAGTACGTCAACTGTCGGAACGGGATGCCTTGCCACCTCCACCCCAGCAGTGCACTCTACGGCCTTGGCTACACTCCGGACTATGTCGTCTACCACGAGCTCGTCCTGACCACCAAGGAGTACATGCAGTGTGTCACTGCGGTTGACCCGCAATGGCTAGCGGAGATGGGGCCCATGTTCTTCTCGGTGAAGGAGACAGATACCTCCCTTCTGGACCATAAGAAGAGGCAGAAGGAAGAGAAGACGGCAATGGAGGAGGAGATGGAGAAGTTGAGGCAGGAGCAGGCTGAGGCAGCTCGCAtcgagaaggagaaggagagggagaagagagctaagcagcagcagcaggttgCCATGCCCGGTCTGAAGAAAGGCGCAACGTATCTGAGGCCCAGAAAGATGGGTTTGTAG
- the LOC112880346 gene encoding pre-mRNA-splicing factor ATP-dependent RNA helicase DEAH7 isoform X1, whose amino-acid sequence MEGNGNGEVDMDATMATLGPEDDTAQGLILPSKVMYRPQAGKSILGLDDLARRKRGSEGGNVFKPPLPKVAVAASSVDEDEKPGPVENDATSLSAAGRSNSSRRYRGSASDDKSSSNATVADEDERVPTPSRRDEAHRQETHISRSSQGSHAYDTPRSYDHYDDRGSRDKRGDRERSASIGYSSSGRRRYHDDRESHTRRDERERSTSIDYVNKRSRHEHGSRSSRTPARSDWDDGRWEWEDTPRRDYRDDRPGSRRQHPTRSPMLAAASPDARLLSPWLGGNTPRSAASPWDNVSPSPAPIRASGSSKGSSYSGSGRRSHQLTFSSPNGSNVIDADRSPSNPDRNHEITEEMMQEMDYNADRAWYDCEEHTTMFDGDNAMYLGDESSYKKKEAPMPKKLTRRDGSLMTLAQSKKLSQMTADNAQWEDRQLLRSGAVKGTEVQTEFDDEEERKVILLVHDTKPPFLDGRVVFTKQAEPVMPLKDPTSDMAIIARKGSTLVREIREKQSMNKSRQRFWELAGSKLGNILGVEKTAEQVDADTAVVGDQGEINFKEEAKFSQHLKEKAEAVSDFAKSKSLAQQRQYLPIFTVRDDLLQVVRENQVVVVVGETGSGKTTQLTQYLHEDGYTSTGVVGCTQPRRVAAMSVAKRVSEEMETELGDKVGYAIRFEDVTGPNTIIKYMTDGVLLRETLKDADLDKYRVIVMDEAHERSLNTDVLFGILKKVVARRRDFKLIVTSATLNADKFSKFFGGVPVFHIPGRTFPVNIMFSKTPCEDYVEAAVKQAMTIHITSGPGDILIFMTGQEEIEATCYALAERMEQLISSSTKTVPKLEILPIYSQLPADLQAKIFQKAEEGARKCIVATNIAETSLTVDGIFYVIDTGYGKMKVYNPRMGMDALQVFPVSRAAADQRAGRAGRTGPGTCYRLFTESAYQNEMLPNPVPEIQRTNLGNVVLLLKSLRVENLLDFDFMDPPPQENILNSMYQLWVLGALNNVGGLTEIGWKMVEFPLDPTLAKMLLMGEQLGCLDEVLTIVSMLSVPSVFFRPKDRAEESDAAREKFFVPESDHLTLLNVYLQWKSNQYRGDWCNDHFLHVKGLRKAREVRSQLLDILKTLKIPLTSCHMEWDVVRKAICSAYFHNSARLKGVGEYVNCRNGMPCHLHPSSALYGLGYTPDYVVYHELVLTTKEYMQCVTAVDPQWLAEMGPMFFSVKETDTSLLDHKKRQKEEKTAMEEEMEKLRQEQAEAARIEKEKEREKRAKQQQQVAMPGLKKGATYLRPRKMGL is encoded by the exons ATGGAG GGGAACGGGAACGGGGAGGTCGATATGGACGCGACGATGGCCACCCTTGGCCCGGAGGACGACACGGCACAAGGGCTCATTTTGCCGAGTAAGGTCATGTACCGGCCGCAGGCTGGGAAGTCCATCCTAG GTCTTGACGACCTCGCTCGCAGGAAGCGGGGATCCGAAGGCGGCAATGTGTTTAAGCCTCCCCTTCCCAAGGTAGCTGTTGCTGCCAGTTCCGTTGATGAAGATGAGAAGCCAGGACCTGTCGAGAATGATGCGACGAGCCTGTCTGCAGCGGGTCGCAGTAATTCATCGCGTCGCTATCGAGGAAGTGCTTCTGATGATAAATCATCTTCAAATG CAACAGTTGCTGATGAGGATGAACGGGTCCCAACACCCAGCCGTCGGGATGAGGCTCACCGGCAAGAG ACCCACATCTCTAGAAGCTCTCAAGGTTCCCATGCTTATGACACGCCTCGTAGTTATGACCACTACGATGATAGAGGATCCCGTGATAAACGAGGTGACCGTGAGAGATCTGCATCCATTGGCTATAGCAGTAGTGGAAGGCGAAGATACCATGATGATAGAGAATCTCATACTAGGCGTGATGAGCGTGAGAGATCTACATCCATTGACTATGTTAACAAGAGAAGTCGACATGAGCAtggctcaagaagctcaagaACACCTG CAAGATCTGATTGGGATGATGGACGCTGGGAATGGGAAGATACACCTCGTCGAGATTACCGTGATGATCGGCCTGGCTCCCGAAGGCAGCATCCAACACGATCTCCTATGCTTGCTGCTGCATCCCCAGATGCTCGTTTGTTGTCTCCTTGGTTGGGTGGGAACACGCCACGTTCAGCAG CATCCCCGTGGGATAATGTATCCCCTTCACCTGCCCCCATACGCGCTTCTGGTTCCTCAAAAGGGTCTTCTTATTCAGGTTCCGGTAGAAGATCACACCAGCTTACCTTTTCATCACCAAATGGTTCTAAT GTCATCGATGCCGATAGAAGCCCCTCAAATCCTGATAGGAACCATGAGATAACCGAGGAAATGATGCAAGAGATGGATTATAATGCTGACCGTGCATG GTATGACTGTGAAGAACACACAACCATGTTTGACGGTGATAATGCTATGTATCTTGGAGATGAAAGTTCATACAAAAAGAAGGAAGCACCGATGCCGAAGAAGCTG ACTCGTAGAGATGGTAGTCTGATGACCCTTGCTCAGAGCAAAAAGTTGTCACAGATGACTGCTGATAATGCTCAGTGGGAGGATAGACAATTGTTGAGATCTGGAGCTGTTAAAGGAACAGAAGTCCAGACTGAATTTGATGATGAGGAGGAGCGGAAAGTAATACTTCTTGTCCATG ACACAAAGCCTCCGTTTCTGGATGGACGAGTTGTATTCACAAAACAAGCAGAACCTGTAATGCCACTGAAGGATCCTACATCTGATATGGCTATTATTGCACGCAAAGGTTCTACTCTGGTTAGGGAAATTCGTGAAAAGCAGAGCATGAATAAATCAAGGCAACGATTTTGGGAGCTTGCTGGATCTAAGCTTGGGAACATCTTGGGTGTTGAGAAAACGGCTGAGCAG GTTGATGCAGATACTGCTGTTGTTGGCGACCAAGGAGAGATTAATTTTAAAGAAGAAGCAAAGTTTTCTCAACATTTAAAGGAAAAAGCAGAAGCTGTCAGTGATTTTGCCAAATCAAAATCTCTAGCTCAACAAAGACAATATCTTCCCATATTTACTGTCCGGGATGATCTGCTACAG GTTGTGCGTGAAAATCAAGTAGTTGTGGTTGTTGGTGAAACTGGTTCTGGGAAGACTACTCAACTAACTCAGTATCTGCATGAGGATGGATATACTAGCACAGGAGTTGTTGGTTGTACCCAACCAAGGCGTGTGGCTGCCATGAGTGTTGCTAAGCGAGTCAGTGAGGAAATGGAGACCGAGTTGGGAGATAAAGTCGGATATGCCATACGATTTGAGGACGTCACTGGTCCAAACACTATAATAAAG TATATGACAGATGGAGTGCTGCTCCGTGAAACCTTGAAAGATGCTGACCTTGACAAGTATCG TGTTATCGTCATGGATGAAGCACATGAGAGGTCACTCAACACTGATGTTTTATTTGGTATATTGAAGAAGGTTGTTGCACGCAGACGGGATTTTAAACTAATCGTCACATCTGCAACCCTAAATGCAGACAAGTTCTCCAAGTTCTTTGGAGG TGTGCCTGTATTCCATATCCCAGGCCGGACGTTCCCAGTTAACATTATGTTCAGCAAAACGCCATGTGAGGACTATGTGGAAGCGGCAGTGAAGCAAGCAATGACTATCCACATAACCAGTGGCCCCGGTGATATTCTCATCTTCATGACTGGGCAGGAGGAAATCGAGGCTACCTGCTATGCTCTTGCTGAACGCATGGAGCAGCTGATATCATCATCCACCAAGACTGTGCCCAAACTGGAGATTCTGCCCATCTACTCACAGTTGCCAGCTGATTTGCAGGCCAAGATCTTTCAGAAGGCTGAAGAGGGCGCTCGCAAATGTATTGTTGCTACCAATATCGCTGAGACCTCATTGACAGTGGATGGTATCTTCTACGTCATCGATACTGGATATGGGAAGATGAAGGTGTACAACCCAAGGATGGGTATGGACGCGCTCCAGGTTTTCCCTGTCAGTCGGGCAGCTGCCGACCAGCGTGCAGGTCGAGCAGGAAGAACTGGCCCTGGCACCTGCTACCGGCTGTTCACAGAATCAGCCTACCAGAATGAGATGCTTCCTAACCCTGTGCCTGAGATCCAAAGGACCAACCTGGGGAATGTGGTGCTTTTACTGAAATCCCTGAGAGTTGAAAATTTGCTCGATTTTGATTTCATGGACCCTCCTCCCCAGGAGAATATCCTCAACTCCATGTATCAACTCTGGGTGTTAGGAGCCTTGAACAATGTTGGCGGCCTTACAGAAATTGGCTGGAAGATGGTGGAGTTCCCGTTGGATCCGACTCTAGCAAAGATGCTTCTCATGGGGGAGCAGCTAGGGTGCCTTGATGAGGTGCTGACCATTGTTTCCATGCTATCGGTACCCTCGGTCTTTTTCCGGCCCAAAGATCGAGCAGAGGAGAGTGATGCTGCACGGGAGAAGTTCTTCGTCCCAGAATCCGACCACCTAACGCTCCTGAATGTGTATCTTCAGTGGAAGTCTAACCAATATCGAGGAGACTGGTGCAATGATCACTTCCTCCATGTCAAGGGTCTCCGTAAGGCTCGGGAAGTGAGATCTCAGCTGCTGGACATACTGAAAACCCTGAAGATCCCCCTAACATCATGCCATATGGAATGGGATGTGGTGAGGAAAGCTATCTGCTCTGCGTACTTCCACAACTCTGCCCGATTGAAGGGTGTTGGGGAGTACGTCAACTGTCGGAACGGGATGCCTTGCCACCTCCACCCCAGCAGTGCACTCTACGGCCTTGGCTACACTCCGGACTATGTCGTCTACCACGAGCTCGTCCTGACCACCAAGGAGTACATGCAGTGTGTCACTGCGGTTGACCCGCAATGGCTAGCGGAGATGGGGCCCATGTTCTTCTCGGTGAAGGAGACAGATACCTCCCTTCTGGACCATAAGAAGAGGCAGAAGGAAGAGAAGACGGCAATGGAGGAGGAGATGGAGAAGTTGAGGCAGGAGCAGGCTGAGGCAGCTCGCAtcgagaaggagaaggagagggagaagagagctaagcagcagcagcaggttgCCATGCCCGGTCTGAAGAAAGGCGCAACGTATCTGAGGCCCAGAAAGATGGGTTTGTAG